The Indicator indicator isolate 239-I01 chromosome 21, UM_Iind_1.1, whole genome shotgun sequence region tcagccatCCTGTGTGCGGTGCTCTGGGCTCTAGCTGCACTTTTTGATGTTCTTGTGTTTTTTGCTTATGCTTTCCGTAGCAGGTTTAACCACGTCATATATGTTTTATGTGTTGTGAAATTAGCCTTGTTGGCTTCCATCCCATTGctttccaacctggccctgTTCATCAAACTCCAATGTGGCTCCCAGAGACGACACCCAGGGAAACTCTATGTTGCTGTCCTGCTCAGTGTTCTCTTCCTGTTTCTCTTAGGCTTTCCCTTCAGTGTggagattttcctttttcagttttATGGACAtaaattttatatttcttttttgctgGCCTCACTGAACAGCTCCATCAATCCTGTCATTTACTTCCTAGTAGGGAGCTGCCGGCAACACCGGTTCCAATGCTCcctcaaagctgccttccaaaggCTGTTTGAAGAGGGAGCCGCGAGTGAGGAGAGGAGCCAGGTGCCCGGGGATGCCGTGATGGAGACCAGTGTCTGAGACCCTGCTGGCGAGGAGACCTGGAGGTGTGGAGCCTGGCAGACAGGTGGCACACTCCAAGTGCTTTCATTGCCTCAGACAGTGCTACTGAAGGGCCGGTGTGCACATGGTGCTCTGTAGAGCCCTGGGGtggagggagtgggggggaaagggcagccttccagggaagcaggagggaTCAGGGGGCCGGAGGAAGCCACTCGGCTCCgctctcctcctgcccccttccccctccGCTCCGCACTGCCTACTCTGCACGGCCCCGCACCTCTCCGTTCGCCACTGCCTGCGTGTCTAGAGGGTTCCGCGGCAGGTAGCCACCGGGAGCCTCTCCGCTCCCAGCGCCGTCGCCGCTCCGCCTGGCCCCGCTCGCTGCCTGCGCCCCAGTCACAAGCCACGAAGCGCGGTCCTGCTTCCCGTCCCCGCCGAGAAACTTTGAACTGCTGCTGCGACAATGCCACCATGTTGAAGGCAGGGAAATGGTGATATCCCTCTTCTTGGATGTGTGTTTTCACCACTgattttccctccccttttccctctgctccgaTTTCGATCTAATAAACTCAGTTCATCAGCCGCTTGGCGTCGTTTCACTTTCATTTACTCCAAGGCAATCCTTTGAACCCTAACACGGCTGCCCCCAACCCGCTGCTGGCCAGGGTTGGGAAGGGGAGCACCAGGTCATGACAAgaggctgtgcctgggctgtgtTCCCCACTGCAATGCCTACCTATACCCTGGCCCCAGCCCAGAAACTCTGTGTCCTCTGGCTGAGCAGATgagttgtttggtgttttggggctctcctgcctggggcaggtCTGACACATGGGGCCCAGGGGaagccttccccagctctgttgatcaagcaaagcagggctgtgcccagagggctggagaaatgGGCAAGGTCAAGTGTGGTGTTGTGTGGTGTGGGATTATGTGTTatggggagggagagatggGGTGAGCTTGTTTGGAGAatgagaaagagggagagaaagctgAGAACGAGGCTGTGTGAGAActggagagaaacagagagaaacggaggaagaaagaagcagcaagaaGGCAAGAacgaaaaagaaaggaagagacaaAGGAATTaataagattttaaaattacaaaGAAACAGGGAGCTAAGTAAGCTGTCTCCATCATGCTCATGCATGAGGTTTGCAGAAACAAGACTCTTGCAGATCAGGTGGCATTTGCAGCCCTTTGGCAGCACAGATAGAAGCTCTGAGGCTATTCCTCAGCTGGGGACTTTCACCAGAGGCAGCAGATGAAGCCCTTATGCTGTCAGTGCTGCCACACTGGTGATGGCCCAGTGTGGAGGGTCTCTTggtccagcagcaggcacacacacTGTTAGCCAGAAGCCCCTCACACGGTGGGATGGACCTGGAGGACGGCAGGAGGAGACAAAGAGGGTGGCATTGCCAGCTGCTACTGACAAGATCATCATCCATGGGACATGTGAGGGGAAGCTGTCACTGATGTGATGAGATTGTGAGGGGAGTCTCTTGAGCACAGGATATGATCTGTGGGCAAAGATCTGCTCCTCAGGCACGAAGAAGGAGGCTGAATTGCAGCaggtgtccccagcagccatCATCAATCTCTTTGTCCTGTCAGGCCTGGAAGCTCCACAGAGGCCCTGTGtgctggagctcctgcagcagcagcgtcAATCCCAGGAGCTGCAAGAGGCAGGAGACAGTACCTGGGCAGGTGAGTGATGCCTCCTATGCAGGGAGAGGATTGGATGGGTGGGTGCTGCTCATAAGCATGAGAGGTGACAGGGTGCTGCATCGAGCAGcttgggggtggtgtggggttgtGAGGGAAGATGGCAAGTGCTGAGAACAGCAATGTTCctcatttccttctccttcttagTCTCTCCTAGGACGTggtgggagaagaaaaggcagccACATAGGGCAGAATCTCTAGCCATGGAGGAGACCATCACAACAGACCTCTCTCCAGGATACGTGACTCCAACATATGCAGAACTGGAAGAATATAATTACAATTGGTGTGAAACCCCAAGCTTTACTGTCTTGATGATTTCAGGTGTCTTCACTTGCATCTCTGTGTGTGGACTTGTGGGGAATGTGGTGGTTGTGTGGCTCCTGGGCTTCCGCATGAAACAGAATCCCTTCACTGTCTATGTCCTGAACCTGGCCATCGCTGACTTGTGTCTGCTTCTGATCCTTCTTGTCAAATTTACATTACACCTTCTTTCAGCAGTCTATTGTGTTGACTATGATAATTTTCAGTTTACAAGGCGTATCCTGttctttctgttcctgttttGCTATTTGGCTGGCATGTATCTGCTGACAGCCATGAGCGTGGAGCGGTGCCTGGCTGCTTTGTTCCCAGTTTGGTACCGGTGCCACCGCtcaaagcactgctcagctaTCATGTGTGGGGTGCTCTGGGCTCTAGCTgcactttttgtttctttgctgtttcttgCTTGTCCTTTCAGGAGACAGTGTTACCACACCCAAACAGTTTTAAGCATAGTGAATATCGCCCTGTTTGCTTCCATCCCATTGctttccaacctggccctgTTCATCAAACTCCGATGTGGCTCCCAGAGACGACACCCAGGGAAACTCTATGTTGCTGTCCTGCTCAGTGTCCTTTTCCTGGTTGTCTTAGGGTTTCCCTTCACTGTGGAAATTTTCCTTACTTATTTTTATCCACATGggttttatatttcttttttgctgGCCTCACTGAACAGCTCCATCAATCCTGTCATTTACTTCCTGGTAGGGAGCTGCCGGCAACACCGGTTCCAATGCTCCCTCAAAGTTGCCTTCCAAAGGCTGTTTGAAGAGGAAGCCACAAGTGAGGAGAGGAGCCAGGTGCCCGGGGATGCCGTGATGGAGACCAGTGTCTGAGACCCTGCTGGCGAGGAGACCTGGAGGTGTGGAGCCTGGCAGACAGGTGGCACACTCCAAGTGCTTTCATTGCCTCAGACAGTGATACTGAAGGGCCGGTGTGCACATGGCGCTCTGCAAAGCCCTGGGGTGGAGAGAGTACGGGGGAAAGGGCAGCCTTccagggaagcaggagggaTCAGGGGGCCGGAGGAAGCCACTCGGCTCcgctctcctccttcctctttatTCCGCCGCTCCGCACTGCCTACTCTGCACGGCCCCGCACCTCTCCGTTCGCCACTGCCTGCGTGTCTAGAGGGTTCCGCGGCAGGTAGCCACCGGGAGCCTCTCCGCTCCCAGCGCCGTCGCCGCTCCGCCTGGCCCCGCTCGCTGCCTGCGCCCCAGTCACAAGCCACGAAGCGCGGTCCTGCTTCCCGTCCCCGCCGAGAAACTTTGAACTGCTGCTGCGACAATGCTACCATGTTGAAGGCAGGGAAATGGTGATATCCCTCTTCTTGGATGTGTGTTTTCACCACTgattttccctccccttttccctctgctccggTTTCGATCTAATAAACTCAGTTCATCAGCCGCTTGGCGTCGTTTCACCTTCTTTTACTTCGAGGGAACCCTTTGAACCATAAGACGGCTACCCCCGATCCGCTGTTGGCCAGGGTTGGGACAGGGAGGACCAGGTCATGACAACAGGCTGTGCCTGGCCTGTGTTCCCACTGCAATGCCCACCCATACCCTGGCCCCAGCCCAGAAATTCTGTCCTCTGGCTGAGCAGATgagttgtttggtgttttggagctctcctgcctggggcaggtCTGACACATGGGGCCCAGGGGAAGCCTTCTTCTGCTCTGTTGATCAagcaaggcagggctgtgcccaaagggctggagaaatgggctAGGTCAGGGGTGGTGTTGTGGTGTGTGGGATTAATGTTatggggagggagagatggGGTGagcttcagtttggagaaagagagaaggaaccTGAGAGAGAGACTGTGTGGAGAGAATTggagacagagacagaaagggagaaggaaagcaaatcaAGAATGAAAATGGAAAGGCCAAAGGAATAAATAGAATTGGAAGGTTACAAAGAAACAGAGAGCAAAGTGAGCTGTCTCCATCATGCTTATGCATGAGGTTTGCAGAGACAAGACCCCTGCAGATCAGGTCCCACTTCAAGAGCTATGAAGCAGTCACAAGCTCTGAGGCCATTCCTCAGCTGGGGACTTTCACCAGAGGCAGCACGTGAAGCCTTTATGCTGTTGATGCCCACACACTGGTGATGGCCCAGTGTGGAGGGTCTCTTggtccagcagcaggcacacacacTGTTAGCCAGAAGCCCCTCACACGGTGGGATGGACCTGGAGGATGGCAGGAGGAGACAAAGAGGGTGGCATTGCCAGCTGCTACTGACAAGATCATTATCCATGGGACATGTGAGGGGAAGCTGTCACTGATGTGATGAGATTGTGAGGGGAGTCTCTTGAACACGGGATATGATCTGTGGGCAAAGATCTGCTCCTCAGGCACGAAGAAGGAGGCTGAATTGCAGCAGGTGTCTCCAGCAGCCATCACctatctccttttcctctcaggCCTGGAAGCTCCACAGAGGCCCTGTGtgctggagctcctgcagcagcagcatcaatCCCAGGAGCTGCAAGAGGCAGGAGACAGTACCTGGGCAGGTGAGTGATGCCTCCTGTGCAGGGAGAGGATTGGATGGGTGGGTGCTGCTCATAAGCATGACAGATGACGGGGTCCTTCATCAAGCAGCTTGGGGTTGGTGTGTGGGTGTGAGGAAAAGTGGCAAATGCTGAAAACAGCAATGTTCCTCATTGCCTTCTCCTTCTTAGTCTCTCCTAGGTCGTggtaagagaaagagaaggcagcCACGAAGGGCAGGGTCACTCGCTATGGAGGATACCATCACAACACACCTCTCTCCAGGATACATGACTACAACATATTCAGAACCTGAAG contains the following coding sequences:
- the LOC128974217 gene encoding mas-related G-protein coupled receptor member X1-like; the protein is MEDTITTDLSPGYVTPTYAEPQKHNYDWYKIPEYDILIILGVCICISACGLVGNVVVVWLLGFRMKLNPFTVYVLNLAIADFCLLLVRLAKFMLSIISWVSYIDYEVFHLADDSLFFLFMFCYVAGMYLLTAISVERCLAALFPVWYRCHRSKHCSAILCAVLWALAALFDVLVFFAYAFRSRFNHVIYVLCVVKLALLASIPLLSNLALFIKLQCGSQRRHPGKLYVAVLLSVLFLFLLGFPFSVEIFLFQFYGHKFYISFLLASLNSSINPVIYFLVGSCRQHRFQCSLKAAFQRLFEEGAASEERSQVPGDAVMETSV
- the LOC128974218 gene encoding proto-oncogene Mas-like, with product MEETITTDLSPGYVTPTYAELEEYNYNWCETPSFTVLMISGVFTCISVCGLVGNVVVVWLLGFRMKQNPFTVYVLNLAIADLCLLLILLVKFTLHLLSAVYCVDYDNFQFTRRILFFLFLFCYLAGMYLLTAMSVERCLAALFPVWYRCHRSKHCSAIMCGVLWALAALFVSLLFLACPFRRQCYHTQTVLSIVNIALFASIPLLSNLALFIKLRCGSQRRHPGKLYVAVLLSVLFLVVLGFPFTVEIFLTYFYPHGFYISFLLASLNSSINPVIYFLVGSCRQHRFQCSLKVAFQRLFEEEATSEERSQVPGDAVMETSV